One Rosa chinensis cultivar Old Blush chromosome 3, RchiOBHm-V2, whole genome shotgun sequence DNA window includes the following coding sequences:
- the LOC112194170 gene encoding pentatricopeptide repeat-containing protein At3g61520, mitochondrial — MAKRTNHLCTNPNSDPNQPPQDDDSLITQVLRPNEKDWNFDQLHTLLFPNSTSPSFRSLFLITRRLDAPSKALKFFDYVTENVAETPPGSKALLSSAFQALLELTLREPTSEKKLFELYKIAKDRNVPLNLKAAGLLVRSMGAAGMEDEALTVFNELHLGLKTSHIRNVVIELLLKIGRVDGALKVLDEMLHPEAKFPVDDFTGDVVIGSLLRREQIGRSVSEEEIVELVSKFGKHGVFPNNTILTKLVTVLCRNRKVGIA; from the coding sequence ATGGCGAAGCGAACCAACCACCTCTGTACCAATCCCAATTCCGATCCGAACCAACCACCCCAAGATGACGATTCCCTCATAACCCAAGTCCTCCGACCCAATGAGAAAGACTGGAACTTTGACCAACTCCACACCCTCCTCTTCCCCAACTCAACCTCTCCTTCTTTTCGCTCCCTTTTCCTCATCACTCGCCGCCTCGACGCTCCCTCCAAAGCCCTCAAATTCTTCGATTACGTCACCGAAAACGTGGCCGAAACCCCTCCAGGATCCAAGGCTCTGCTCTCCTCCGCATTCCAGGCCCTTCTGGAGCTCACATTGCGGGAGCCCACCTCGGAAAAGAAGCTCTTTGAGCTTTACAAGATAGCCAAGGACCGGAATGTCCCGCTGAATCTCAAGGCCGCAGGTCTGCTTGTTCGGTCCATGGGCGCGGCTGGGATGGAGGACGAGGCTCTCACAGTGTTTAACGAGCTTCATTTGGGGTTGAAAACTTCTCATATTCGCAATGTGGTGATTGAGTTGTTGCTGAAGATTGGGCGAGTAGATGGTGCACTGAAGGTGCTCGACGAAATGCTTCACCCAGAAGCGAAGTTTCCGGTTGATGACTTTACCGGTGATGTTGTGATCGGCTCATTATTGAGGAGAGAGCAGATAGGGAGGAGTGTCAGTGAGGAAGAAATTGTGGAGTTGGTGTCGAAATTTGGTAAGCATGGTGTGTTTCCTAATAACACAATACTTACAAAATTGGTCACTGTTTTGTGTAGGAATAGGAAGGTTGGTATTGCTTAG